Proteins co-encoded in one Coxiella burnetii genomic window:
- the acnA gene encoding aconitate hydratase AcnA, whose protein sequence is MAGCGLTDFCRTFECVKLKRKIGCEVTMADSLKTRRELTAGGKTYHYHSLKAAEDAGLSNIHRLPYSLKILLENQLRHEDGETVTQTHIEAFAHWLKDKHSDREIAYRPARVLMQDFTGVPAVVDLAAMRDAMARMKGDPTKINPHCPVDLIIDHSVQVDEFGNEEAFRDNVRIEMERNHERYTFLKWGQQAFRHFQLVPPGTGICHQVNLEYLGRGVWSSQQDGEWLAYPDTLVGTDSHTTMINGLGVLGWGVGGIEAEAAMLGQPISMLIPEVIGFYLSGQLCEGITATDLVLTVTQMLRQKGVVGKFVEFYGPGLAELPLADRATIGNMAPEYGATCGLFPIDAETIKYLELTGRDAEAIELVKAYSKAQGTWHDENTPEPIFSDTLSLDLSTVEPSLAGPKRPQDRVPLAKLKKTIEGVIATAERDQELDHSFQSTGDFDLHHGDVVIAAITSCTNTSNPSVMLAAGLLAKNAVEKGLQRKPWVKSSLAPGSKVVTDYLHKTGLIDYLEKIGFYLVGYGCTTCIGNSGPLPETVAKTVTENDLIVSSVLSGNRNFEGRIHPLVKTNWLASPPLVVAFALAGTTRIDLTKDPLGHNDRGEPIFLNDIWPSNAEIAKTVMQVRNDMFRKEYADVFEGDEEWQRIHVSAGDTFSWQTNSTYVKNPPFFENMSAKPEPLKNIIDARILAILGDSVTTDHISPAGAIKADSPAGKYLIEHGIDIKDFNSYGSRRGNHEVLMRGTFANIRIRNEMLSKVEGGFTKHFPDGEQLPIYDAAMKYHSENIPLVVIAGKEYGTGSSRDWAAKGPRLLGVKAVVAESFERIHRSNLVGMGVLPLEFKNDDNRHSLKLEGNEVIDITGLENDLQPGGDVIMTVKRKDGTIEKIPLHCRIDTQNELAYYQHGGILQFVLRQMLRSS, encoded by the coding sequence ATGGCCGGTTGCGGCTTGACCGACTTCTGTCGCACTTTCGAATGTGTTAAGCTCAAGCGCAAAATTGGTTGCGAGGTAACGATGGCGGATTCATTAAAAACACGGCGTGAATTAACGGCTGGTGGCAAAACCTACCACTACCATAGCTTAAAAGCGGCGGAAGACGCGGGTCTTTCAAACATTCATCGCCTTCCGTACTCACTCAAAATTTTATTGGAAAACCAATTACGGCATGAAGATGGAGAAACAGTCACTCAAACGCATATTGAAGCGTTCGCTCACTGGCTGAAAGATAAACATTCCGACCGCGAAATCGCTTATCGACCCGCGCGAGTCTTAATGCAAGATTTTACCGGCGTTCCCGCCGTGGTCGATTTAGCCGCGATGCGCGATGCGATGGCGCGCATGAAAGGGGATCCGACCAAAATCAACCCTCATTGCCCTGTCGATCTTATCATCGACCATTCCGTGCAAGTGGATGAATTCGGCAATGAAGAGGCCTTTCGAGATAACGTGCGCATTGAAATGGAGCGCAACCACGAACGATATACCTTCTTAAAATGGGGACAACAAGCGTTTCGTCATTTTCAATTGGTGCCGCCAGGCACCGGTATTTGCCACCAAGTGAATCTGGAATACCTTGGGCGCGGCGTGTGGTCTAGCCAACAAGACGGTGAGTGGTTGGCTTATCCCGACACGCTGGTCGGGACGGACAGTCACACGACCATGATCAATGGACTGGGTGTTTTGGGATGGGGCGTCGGGGGCATCGAAGCCGAAGCGGCTATGCTGGGACAGCCCATCTCTATGCTAATCCCCGAAGTCATTGGTTTTTATCTTTCTGGTCAATTATGCGAAGGCATTACAGCCACTGATCTTGTTTTAACCGTGACTCAAATGCTGCGTCAAAAAGGCGTTGTGGGAAAATTCGTTGAATTCTACGGCCCCGGTTTAGCGGAGCTTCCTCTGGCTGACCGAGCGACTATCGGCAATATGGCTCCTGAATATGGCGCCACTTGCGGACTTTTCCCTATCGATGCCGAAACGATTAAATATTTAGAATTAACCGGCCGGGACGCTGAAGCGATCGAACTGGTTAAGGCTTATTCAAAAGCGCAAGGCACTTGGCACGACGAAAATACCCCCGAACCTATTTTCTCAGACACGCTATCCCTTGACCTTTCCACCGTCGAACCCAGTCTCGCCGGCCCCAAACGCCCCCAAGACCGCGTCCCCTTAGCCAAGTTAAAGAAAACCATCGAAGGTGTTATTGCGACGGCTGAGCGCGATCAAGAACTCGATCACTCTTTTCAAAGTACCGGAGATTTCGATCTCCATCATGGCGATGTCGTGATCGCCGCCATCACCAGTTGTACGAATACCTCCAATCCCAGCGTAATGCTCGCCGCAGGTTTGCTTGCAAAAAACGCGGTGGAAAAAGGGCTTCAAAGAAAACCCTGGGTTAAATCATCGCTAGCACCAGGGTCCAAAGTGGTTACGGATTATTTGCATAAAACAGGATTAATTGATTATCTGGAAAAGATTGGCTTTTATCTGGTTGGCTACGGCTGCACGACCTGTATTGGCAATTCGGGACCCTTACCCGAGACTGTGGCTAAAACGGTGACGGAAAATGATCTTATTGTGTCGTCCGTTTTATCCGGCAATCGTAATTTTGAAGGTCGTATTCATCCGTTAGTTAAAACAAATTGGTTAGCATCACCACCGCTGGTGGTTGCTTTTGCCCTTGCTGGCACAACGCGCATTGATCTTACTAAAGATCCGCTGGGTCATAACGATCGTGGAGAACCTATTTTTCTAAACGATATCTGGCCATCGAATGCAGAAATTGCAAAGACAGTGATGCAAGTTCGCAATGATATGTTCCGCAAAGAATACGCCGACGTATTCGAGGGAGACGAAGAATGGCAGCGTATTCATGTGTCTGCCGGAGACACTTTCAGTTGGCAAACGAATTCCACTTATGTGAAAAATCCCCCTTTCTTTGAAAACATGAGTGCGAAACCCGAGCCGTTAAAAAATATTATTGACGCACGCATTTTAGCTATTTTAGGCGACAGTGTAACGACGGATCATATTTCTCCCGCAGGCGCCATTAAAGCGGATAGTCCAGCCGGTAAATATTTAATCGAGCATGGCATCGACATTAAAGATTTTAATTCTTATGGTTCTCGCCGCGGTAATCACGAAGTATTGATGCGCGGGACGTTTGCCAACATTCGTATTCGTAATGAAATGTTATCGAAAGTGGAAGGCGGATTTACGAAACATTTTCCGGATGGGGAACAGCTTCCCATTTACGACGCTGCAATGAAGTATCACAGCGAGAATATCCCGTTGGTGGTGATCGCGGGGAAAGAATACGGTACCGGTTCTTCGCGCGATTGGGCCGCCAAAGGTCCGCGGCTATTGGGTGTTAAAGCAGTGGTGGCGGAAAGTTTTGAACGTATTCATCGTTCTAATTTAGTCGGTATGGGTGTGCTGCCGTTGGAATTCAAAAATGACGATAATCGTCATTCTTTAAAATTAGAGGGAAATGAAGTCATTGATATCACCGGATTGGAAAATGATTTACAGCCTGGAGGTGACGTTATTATGACGGTTAAACGAAAAGATGGAACTATTGAGAAAATTCCATTGCATTGTCGTATCGATACACAAAATGAATTGGCTTATTACCAGCATGGTGGAATTTTACAGTTTGTGTTACGCCAAATGTTGAGATCTTCTTAA
- the cetCb6 gene encoding Dot/Icm T4SS effector CetCb6, whose translation MTRQINFFKPSFEACEIACQNGDLENIKKNEEFLFSGDFFQKPINKLLAYKHFGVYRHLMGSGDQFKKLAMEHLIGCGKFMFDEYENFVELIDVFPELATQPAILQQATYSIQDKPRGQSKPDIVDKIFEIIDDQFSKRGAIDRKEYLESIVKILKQPFYLGLFWRECSALRFLVSAGKLNILKQLYEWCASLNLLVEWTTACQQKIYELNLAHIAAQNSQLETLKWLLSTVENLDVFADIHGQTLLRVSLHSYIDDPTLKYLLQLDQKRPFQEEKSEEFINRDAPLKSLLHILPQLRGSEPSNEELEQAIIFLENGADVNCQFGELGFLKSTLKDLSVAKDKDSQYWGNAAYCRALVSMNSTSYRDIDNKEFNDWLKAAAIKYRNTKACITLIKRLMNATQSTPSSEEETKSLVAETSAGENPLWEAFKILCHNTDGRPQDYLPMEIGVAICVKNVPRNTDTHFDNLIQKFIFSPKHPHDFPSLKLAEDYFDLRSEVIIRYRNRNWRVEFDSFCEFLTIVSKFFVTGEEQASCALFHFLKYFYSPVEFETLMTEEGKNPFATIVAIHQQFDPQLVKTLDPLSAGIYFMTHLALNGFSIANDKTRAIRESETTSLDVAEIELPTQDYQSHLFDVVQPLVDNYNKSEDEDQQKISGVLQALLLQYAYPELNDIKEVLKVPEWEKGIKQALEIIYKKEQAISAKVYLEYLKQSPQSSLASKLTTFQPQPNRKEEKKEKLTEGSVPPGLK comes from the coding sequence ATGACTCGGCAGATCAATTTCTTTAAACCCTCCTTCGAAGCCTGTGAGATAGCCTGTCAAAACGGGGATTTAGAAAATATAAAGAAAAATGAAGAATTCCTCTTTTCGGGAGACTTCTTTCAAAAACCCATCAATAAACTCTTAGCATATAAGCATTTCGGAGTATACAGACATCTAATGGGTTCGGGTGACCAGTTTAAAAAGCTTGCGATGGAGCATTTGATAGGTTGTGGGAAATTTATGTTCGACGAATACGAAAATTTTGTTGAATTAATAGATGTATTCCCTGAGCTGGCCACGCAACCCGCTATACTGCAGCAAGCAACTTATTCCATTCAAGATAAACCGCGAGGTCAATCGAAACCCGATATTGTCGATAAAATTTTTGAAATTATAGACGATCAATTTTCAAAAAGGGGAGCAATAGATCGTAAAGAATATCTGGAATCGATTGTGAAAATTCTCAAGCAGCCCTTTTATTTGGGACTTTTTTGGAGAGAGTGTTCAGCGTTACGATTTTTGGTATCCGCTGGAAAGCTTAATATCTTAAAACAACTATATGAATGGTGCGCCTCCTTAAACTTATTAGTTGAATGGACGACTGCCTGTCAACAAAAAATCTACGAACTTAATTTAGCCCATATAGCGGCTCAGAATTCTCAATTGGAAACTTTAAAATGGTTATTGAGCACCGTCGAAAATCTTGACGTGTTTGCTGACATCCACGGACAAACCCTTTTAAGGGTATCATTACACTCCTATATCGATGATCCCACATTAAAGTATTTATTGCAGCTCGATCAGAAGCGTCCTTTTCAAGAAGAAAAAAGTGAGGAATTTATTAATCGGGATGCGCCTTTAAAATCATTGCTGCACATTCTACCTCAGCTAAGGGGGTCCGAACCCAGCAATGAAGAGCTTGAACAGGCTATTATTTTTTTGGAAAACGGTGCCGATGTGAATTGCCAATTCGGCGAATTGGGTTTTTTGAAGTCAACATTGAAAGATCTATCCGTTGCAAAGGATAAAGATAGTCAATACTGGGGCAACGCCGCCTATTGTAGAGCTTTGGTATCGATGAACTCTACGAGTTATCGTGACATAGATAATAAAGAATTTAACGATTGGCTAAAAGCGGCAGCGATAAAATACAGAAATACCAAAGCTTGCATAACGTTAATCAAACGGCTTATGAACGCTACTCAATCTACTCCTTCCTCAGAAGAGGAGACTAAATCATTGGTAGCTGAAACTTCAGCCGGAGAAAATCCCCTGTGGGAAGCTTTTAAAATACTCTGCCACAATACGGATGGACGTCCCCAAGATTATTTACCAATGGAAATTGGGGTGGCTATCTGCGTAAAAAATGTCCCGCGGAATACCGACACCCATTTTGATAATCTTATCCAGAAATTTATTTTTTCGCCAAAGCACCCCCATGACTTCCCTTCTTTGAAATTAGCCGAAGATTACTTTGATTTACGCAGTGAAGTAATAATTCGTTATAGAAATAGAAATTGGCGTGTTGAGTTTGATTCGTTTTGCGAATTTTTAACGATTGTTTCTAAATTTTTTGTTACGGGCGAGGAGCAAGCTTCCTGCGCATTATTCCATTTTTTAAAATACTTTTATTCTCCAGTCGAATTTGAAACTTTAATGACTGAAGAAGGTAAGAACCCCTTTGCAACAATAGTAGCTATTCATCAGCAATTCGATCCGCAGTTGGTTAAGACATTAGATCCTTTATCGGCTGGGATTTATTTCATGACGCATTTAGCATTGAATGGTTTTTCAATTGCGAACGATAAAACGAGGGCAATAAGAGAGTCTGAGACTACTAGCTTAGATGTAGCGGAAATAGAACTTCCGACTCAGGACTACCAAAGTCATCTATTTGATGTAGTCCAACCATTAGTGGATAACTATAATAAATCGGAGGATGAGGATCAGCAAAAAATTTCCGGTGTATTGCAAGCGTTATTATTGCAATATGCTTATCCAGAATTGAACGACATAAAAGAAGTGCTTAAAGTCCCTGAATGGGAAAAAGGTATAAAACAAGCGTTGGAAATCATTTATAAAAAGGAACAAGCTATAAGCGCAAAAGTCTACCTCGAGTATCTAAAGCAGTCTCCACAATCGTCATTAGCAAGCAAGCTTACCACTTTTCAGCCACAACCAAATAGAAAAGAAGAAAAAAAAGAAAAATTGACGGAAGGTAGTGTGCCCCCCGGCCTGAAATAG
- the dsbD gene encoding protein-disulfide reductase DsbD, giving the protein MIRRLITLLVLFFLPIYALSEQPVPVDQAFQFSAMAKDYQTVIGLWNIKPGFYLYRNRIHFSSLKSADYLGEPLWPRVDTVKDYPGIGKLPVYQGQLRISVPVIKAMNQTLYLKVDYQGCSEKGFCYPPTTKTVAIDLAGNYMQPVAPLAIDIAPGKTAGPKAAPPITQQDRVTQLLTHKNLFFVLLSFFGFGLLLSFTPCVLPMIPVLSGIIVGQQKYPKRAFGLSLMYVLGMAITYAIAGVIFGFIGSTVQAAFQNPWLIGLFSLLFIAMALSLFGLYDLQLPQRWQTRLAQASDRQKHGTYLGTALMGALSTLILSPCVTPALVGVLGYISHTGNASLGGVALFTMGLGMGAPLLLLGAFSRKWLPKAGPWMTVIKHILGVLMLAVAVWLLARILPGTVTMFLWAALAVGSAIALGALSTTQTKMQKIGKTLGLFLLVYGIVLATGGLSGNTNPLRPISLASLPEKGEGPSFTAVYTLPDVEHQLKMATTKGQPTMIDFYADWCISCKQMEQFTFANQNVQKALAGFRLLRADVTRNDQGSTVLEKHFGVVAPPTVLFLDPQGKEIPNSRIVGEMSAFRFLKHLENLRS; this is encoded by the coding sequence ATGATTCGTCGATTAATAACTCTTTTGGTTTTGTTTTTTCTTCCCATTTACGCGCTGTCGGAACAGCCTGTGCCGGTTGATCAGGCATTCCAATTTAGTGCGATGGCCAAGGATTATCAGACGGTGATTGGCCTATGGAACATCAAGCCAGGCTTTTACCTTTACCGAAATCGCATTCACTTTTCATCGCTCAAATCAGCCGATTATCTCGGGGAGCCCCTCTGGCCCCGTGTTGATACCGTCAAAGACTATCCTGGCATTGGAAAATTGCCGGTATATCAAGGCCAATTAAGGATTTCGGTCCCCGTGATTAAAGCAATGAATCAGACCCTTTATTTGAAAGTCGATTATCAAGGCTGCTCCGAAAAAGGGTTTTGTTATCCCCCCACCACAAAAACAGTGGCTATCGATTTAGCCGGAAATTATATGCAGCCTGTAGCGCCTTTAGCGATCGATATTGCGCCCGGCAAAACGGCTGGACCCAAAGCAGCACCCCCCATTACCCAACAAGATCGAGTTACCCAACTTTTGACGCATAAAAATTTATTTTTTGTTTTATTGAGTTTTTTTGGTTTTGGTTTGCTGCTTTCTTTTACGCCGTGCGTGCTGCCAATGATTCCTGTGTTATCCGGCATCATCGTGGGTCAGCAAAAATACCCTAAACGCGCTTTTGGTTTATCTTTGATGTATGTATTGGGAATGGCAATCACCTACGCAATAGCTGGGGTTATTTTCGGTTTTATCGGGAGCACGGTGCAGGCTGCCTTCCAAAATCCCTGGCTCATTGGATTGTTTAGCTTATTATTCATTGCTATGGCCTTGTCGCTTTTTGGCTTATACGACCTTCAACTTCCGCAGCGATGGCAGACACGGCTCGCGCAAGCCAGCGATCGACAAAAGCACGGAACTTATCTAGGAACCGCGCTGATGGGTGCTTTATCGACGCTTATTTTATCGCCTTGCGTCACGCCGGCCCTCGTTGGAGTCCTCGGTTATATCAGTCATACGGGCAACGCGTCCTTAGGAGGCGTCGCTTTGTTTACGATGGGGCTCGGGATGGGCGCGCCGTTGTTACTTCTCGGCGCTTTTAGCCGAAAATGGTTACCCAAGGCCGGCCCATGGATGACGGTCATCAAACACATCCTGGGTGTTTTGATGCTGGCTGTCGCCGTTTGGCTGTTAGCTCGTATCTTACCGGGAACGGTAACGATGTTTCTCTGGGCAGCGCTCGCTGTTGGCTCGGCCATTGCTCTTGGCGCGCTCTCCACTACGCAAACGAAAATGCAAAAAATCGGAAAAACCTTGGGATTATTTCTTCTCGTCTACGGTATTGTGCTGGCAACCGGCGGCCTTTCAGGAAACACCAACCCGCTGCGTCCTATTTCCCTTGCATCTTTACCCGAGAAAGGGGAAGGGCCTTCTTTCACCGCCGTTTACACGCTCCCTGATGTTGAGCATCAATTAAAAATGGCCACGACAAAAGGTCAGCCGACGATGATTGATTTCTATGCCGATTGGTGTATTTCTTGCAAACAAATGGAGCAGTTTACTTTCGCTAACCAAAATGTGCAAAAAGCACTAGCTGGCTTTCGTCTGCTCCGGGCCGATGTTACCCGCAATGATCAGGGAAGCACAGTGCTAGAAAAACATTTCGGTGTGGTCGCTCCCCCGACAGTTCTTTTCCTCGATCCTCAGGGCAAAGAAATCCCCAACTCCCGCATTGTCGGCGAAATGTCGGCTTTTCGATTCTTAAAGCATCTGGAAAATTTGCGCAGTTAA
- a CDS encoding AMP-binding protein → MMNNITDSANLLEALEKTGKKYPQQIALTIQRDDQQVNYGYQRLLEKVDEFAARFKSANIQSGQRVVIISQNHPEAIVAYFAILKCQATAALIDINLPKKDIVQLIQAAKPSALVFSEELANLLSHTAATGYPAFDHYNNAALHVNFAKEAPLSEDETSDVATLLFTSGTTGNYKGVMLTHQNLLSQIESCRQALKITCNDRFLSVLPLHHVFPFVSSLLTPLIIGCSTMQISKIEGSFLLTAIQVHKPTILVVVPSILELFYQRIRGKINQLDSKQQKFISWLEKINQTSLNLLKLNLGKIFFRKIQNNFGGKLRYIVSGGATLDGQLHLALARLGFLILEGYGLTEVSGPCTVNRIDNNLLAAVYTLSALSRATMQWQQHPHFSGPLSITCKIFGPEFLGFGVDRLVQLLGGRGYIESNQVPQLFRDARLLRIFEGPTEMLLMYLGMFAVNFYSQLRELIQQLSPRLEISTKIAPPIKDLPGLIAKNFPQLNDEQQKQLYYLLLGKLTGFVILMACADFTEKDTQHYTLIKAWLNHQLKSATLPMAQFSPHIGISLCSDILLTEQEIAVQVDNFKQDVGDIYQGLPSEQWKLDDYLK, encoded by the coding sequence ATGATGAACAATATAACGGATTCGGCAAACCTCCTTGAGGCGCTAGAAAAAACTGGGAAAAAGTATCCTCAGCAAATTGCGTTAACTATCCAACGCGATGACCAGCAAGTAAATTACGGTTATCAGCGACTGTTAGAAAAAGTCGATGAATTTGCGGCTCGCTTTAAAAGCGCGAATATCCAATCTGGGCAAAGAGTCGTTATTATTAGCCAAAATCACCCAGAAGCCATAGTTGCTTATTTTGCTATTTTAAAATGCCAAGCCACGGCAGCTTTAATTGATATAAATCTACCTAAGAAAGACATTGTTCAGTTAATTCAAGCGGCTAAACCATCCGCGCTGGTTTTTTCAGAAGAATTAGCCAACTTATTGAGCCATACCGCAGCAACTGGTTACCCAGCGTTTGATCATTATAACAACGCCGCGCTACACGTAAATTTTGCCAAAGAAGCTCCGTTAAGCGAAGACGAAACGTCTGACGTGGCCACTTTATTATTTACATCAGGAACAACAGGGAATTACAAAGGCGTGATGTTAACACATCAAAATTTATTGTCTCAAATCGAAAGTTGTCGACAGGCATTAAAAATTACTTGTAACGATCGTTTCTTATCCGTTTTGCCTTTGCATCACGTATTTCCTTTCGTTAGTTCATTGTTAACCCCGTTAATTATTGGTTGCTCTACGATGCAAATTAGCAAAATTGAAGGCTCATTTCTTTTGACCGCCATACAAGTTCATAAACCGACGATTTTAGTGGTTGTCCCAAGCATTTTGGAGTTATTTTATCAGCGTATTCGCGGAAAAATTAATCAATTGGACTCGAAGCAACAAAAATTTATTTCTTGGCTGGAAAAAATTAATCAAACGTCATTGAATTTATTAAAGCTTAATTTAGGGAAAATTTTCTTTAGAAAAATCCAAAATAACTTTGGCGGAAAATTACGTTATATCGTTTCCGGTGGCGCTACGCTTGATGGTCAATTGCATCTGGCGCTGGCCCGATTGGGATTTTTAATTTTAGAAGGATATGGCCTTACCGAAGTCAGTGGGCCATGCACGGTGAATCGAATAGATAACAATCTTCTCGCCGCAGTTTACACATTGAGTGCTTTAAGTAGAGCCACCATGCAGTGGCAGCAGCATCCGCACTTTAGTGGTCCCTTATCAATTACGTGTAAAATATTTGGCCCTGAATTTTTAGGCTTTGGCGTAGATCGATTGGTGCAGTTGCTTGGGGGGCGAGGTTATATTGAAAGTAATCAGGTTCCACAACTCTTTCGTGATGCCCGATTGTTACGAATTTTTGAAGGGCCCACCGAAATGTTATTAATGTATTTAGGCATGTTTGCAGTTAATTTTTACTCTCAATTACGCGAACTTATTCAACAATTATCTCCTCGTTTAGAAATTTCAACGAAAATAGCGCCTCCGATAAAAGATTTACCCGGTCTTATTGCTAAAAATTTTCCGCAACTCAATGACGAGCAACAAAAGCAGCTCTATTATCTTTTGCTCGGAAAACTGACGGGATTTGTGATTTTAATGGCCTGCGCGGATTTCACGGAGAAAGACACTCAACATTACACCTTAATCAAAGCGTGGTTAAATCACCAGCTTAAAAGCGCGACGCTGCCGATGGCCCAATTTAGTCCACATATCGGCATCAGTCTTTGCTCTGATATTCTGTTAACTGAGCAAGAAATTGCTGTACAGGTTGATAATTTTAAACAGGATGTCGGTGATATTTACCAAGGCTTGCCTAGCGAGCAGTGGAAATTGGATGATTATTTAAAATAA
- a CDS encoding MBL fold metallo-hydrolase yields the protein MKIKILGTRGEIEPSAPYHSHHSGVLVDDIFLFDLGEEAFLTYQPKYILITHLHPDHAFFVREPKKDYTIDAPLFAPESFKGNLWVKALTQPKSFGSYEITPIPTHHSHKVNSQAYLIKKGKEKMLYTGDMIWINKEYHHLLENLDLVITEGSFIQKGGRIRRHEESKKIYGHTGIPNLLNFFKPYTRHLIFVHFGSWFYQNMPSARKKLITLGKEHGINVYVGHDGMTLDTKNLE from the coding sequence ATGAAAATAAAAATATTAGGGACGAGGGGGGAAATTGAGCCTTCCGCCCCTTATCATTCCCATCATTCAGGGGTGTTGGTGGATGACATTTTTCTTTTTGATCTCGGAGAAGAAGCTTTTTTAACTTATCAGCCAAAATACATATTGATTACCCATTTGCATCCCGACCATGCCTTCTTCGTACGCGAGCCTAAAAAGGATTATACTATTGACGCACCCCTCTTCGCTCCCGAAAGTTTCAAAGGAAATTTATGGGTTAAGGCGCTCACCCAACCAAAATCGTTTGGTTCTTATGAAATCACGCCCATCCCCACTCATCATAGCCACAAAGTGAATTCACAAGCTTATCTGATAAAAAAGGGAAAAGAGAAAATGTTGTATACGGGTGATATGATTTGGATTAATAAAGAATACCATCACTTATTAGAAAATTTAGACCTGGTGATTACCGAAGGAAGTTTTATTCAAAAGGGGGGACGAATACGACGACATGAAGAATCTAAAAAGATCTACGGCCATACCGGCATTCCTAATTTATTAAATTTTTTTAAACCTTACACACGTCATTTAATTTTTGTGCATTTTGGCAGTTGGTTTTATCAGAATATGCCCAGCGCCAGAAAAAAACTAATCACCCTTGGGAAGGAACATGGCATTAACGTCTACGTTGGGCATGATGGCATGACCCTAGATACTAAAAATTTAGAATAA
- the groES gene encoding co-chaperone GroES, translated as MKIRPLHDRVVVRRLEEERTSAGGIVIPDSAAEKPSRGEVISVGPGKPLDNGEVRSLDVKVGDQILFGKYAGTEVKLAGDEYIVMREDDIMGVIEK; from the coding sequence ATGAAAATACGTCCATTACACGATCGAGTGGTGGTCCGTCGCCTTGAAGAAGAACGCACTTCTGCGGGCGGCATCGTCATCCCAGACTCTGCCGCAGAGAAACCTTCTCGGGGTGAAGTCATTTCAGTAGGTCCAGGTAAACCGTTGGATAACGGTGAAGTTCGTTCCTTGGATGTTAAAGTGGGCGACCAAATTTTATTTGGCAAATACGCAGGCACCGAAGTCAAGCTGGCTGGCGACGAATATATCGTCATGCGAGAAGATGACATTATGGGCGTGATTGAAAAATAA